One genomic segment of Arthrobacter sp. Marseille-P9274 includes these proteins:
- the rpsJ gene encoding 30S ribosomal protein S10, which yields MAGQKIRIRLKSYDHEVIDVSARKIVETVTRAGATVVGPVPLPTEKNVYCVIRSPHKYKDSREHFEMRTHKRLIDIIDPTPKAVDSLMRLDLPADVNIEIKL from the coding sequence ATGGCGGGACAGAAAATCCGCATCCGTCTGAAGTCATATGACCATGAGGTCATTGATGTTTCAGCACGGAAGATCGTTGAGACGGTCACGCGTGCAGGCGCAACGGTAGTAGGCCCCGTGCCGCTGCCCACCGAGAAGAACGTGTACTGCGTTATTCGTTCGCCGCACAAGTACAAGGACAGCCGTGAGCACTTTGAAATGCGTACTCACAAGCGTCTGATCGACATTATTGACCCCACGCCGAAGGCCGTTGACTCGCTCATGCGTCTTGACCTGCCTGCAGACGTGAACATCGAAATCAAGCTGTAG
- the rpsQ gene encoding 30S ribosomal protein S17 — translation MSEKEASVTEAAQVRGNRKTARGYVVSDKMDKTIVVDIEDRKKHALYGKVMRRNTKVKAHDEQNTAGIGDLVLLAETRPLSATKRWRLVEIIEKAK, via the coding sequence ATGAGTGAGAAGGAAGCATCTGTGACTGAAGCAGCACAGGTTCGCGGCAACCGGAAGACCGCCCGCGGTTACGTGGTCTCCGACAAGATGGACAAGACCATCGTCGTCGACATCGAAGACCGCAAGAAGCACGCCCTCTACGGCAAGGTCATGCGCCGCAACACCAAGGTGAAGGCCCATGACGAGCAGAACACCGCCGGCATCGGCGACCTGGTTCTGCTGGCCGAGACTCGTCCGCTCTCCGCCACCAAGCGGTGGCGCCTGGTCGAGATCATCGAAAAGGCTAAGTAG
- the rpsS gene encoding 30S ribosomal protein S19, with the protein MPRSLKKGPFVDQHLFVKVAAENEKGTKNVIKTWSRRSMIIPDMLGHTIAVHDGRKHIPVFVTESMVGHKLGEFAPTRTFRGHVKDDRKGKRR; encoded by the coding sequence ATGCCACGCAGCCTGAAGAAAGGCCCCTTCGTCGATCAGCACCTCTTCGTGAAGGTAGCTGCAGAGAACGAAAAGGGCACCAAGAACGTCATCAAGACGTGGTCCCGCCGTTCGATGATCATCCCCGACATGCTCGGGCACACGATCGCCGTACACGACGGACGCAAGCACATTCCGGTGTTTGTCACCGAGTCGATGGTCGGGCACAAGCTCGGCGAATTCGCCCCGACGCGGACTTTCCGCGGCCATGTGAAGGACGACCGTAAGGGCAAGCGCCGCTAG
- the rpsC gene encoding 30S ribosomal protein S3, with the protein MGQKVNPHGFRLGITTDHVSHWFADSNKAGQRYKDFVREDVKIRQLMSTGMERAGIAKVEIERTRDRVRVDIHTARPGIVIGRRGAEADRIRGELEKLTGKQVQLNILEVKNPEIEAQLVAQGIAEQLTSRVAFRRAMKKAMQSATRAGAKGIRVQCSGRLGGAEMSRSEFYREGRVPLHTLRANIDFGFFEAKTTFGRIGVKVWIYKGDVTAKELAAQQAAAPSSRGRGDRPGRGPADRGDRRRRTDRSAAAEAPKAEAPAAEAAAPAAEGGEA; encoded by the coding sequence GTGGGACAGAAAGTAAACCCGCACGGATTCCGCCTCGGTATCACCACCGACCACGTCTCCCACTGGTTCGCTGACAGCAACAAGGCCGGCCAGCGCTACAAGGACTTCGTTCGCGAGGACGTCAAGATCCGCCAGCTCATGTCCACCGGCATGGAGCGTGCAGGTATCGCCAAGGTTGAAATCGAGCGCACCCGTGACCGCGTTCGCGTGGACATTCACACTGCCCGTCCGGGCATTGTGATCGGCCGCCGCGGCGCCGAAGCAGACCGCATCCGCGGCGAGCTGGAGAAGCTGACCGGCAAGCAGGTGCAGCTGAACATCCTCGAGGTCAAGAACCCCGAGATCGAGGCGCAGCTGGTTGCCCAGGGCATCGCCGAGCAGCTGACTTCCCGCGTGGCTTTCCGCCGCGCGATGAAGAAGGCCATGCAGTCCGCAACCCGCGCCGGCGCCAAGGGCATCCGTGTCCAGTGCTCCGGCCGTCTGGGCGGCGCCGAAATGAGCCGGTCGGAGTTCTACCGCGAAGGCCGTGTGCCCCTGCACACCCTGCGCGCGAACATCGACTTCGGTTTCTTCGAGGCCAAGACCACCTTCGGCCGCATCGGCGTGAAGGTCTGGATCTACAAGGGCGACGTGACGGCGAAGGAACTGGCTGCCCAGCAGGCCGCAGCTCCGTCCTCGCGCGGCCGTGGCGACCGTCCGGGCCGTGGCCCGGCAGACCGTGGTGACCGCCGCCGTCGTACTGACCGCTCTGCAGCTGCCGAGGCCCCCAAGGCCGAGGCTCCCGCTGCGGAAGCAGCCGCTCCGGCTGCAGAAGGAGGAGAGGCTTAA
- the rplC gene encoding 50S ribosomal protein L3, producing MSTTTRQVKGLLGTKLGMTQVWDENNRLVPVTVVQADSNVVTQLRNADADGYTAVQIGYGQIDPRKVTKPLAGHFEKAGVTPRRHLVELRTSDAESYELGQELSVETFEAGQKIDVVGTSKGKGFAGVMKRHGFSGVGASHGAHKNHRKPGSIGGASTPGRVFKGLRMAGRMGAVRHTTLNLTVHAVDTEKSLLLIKGAVPGARGSVVLVRSAVKGA from the coding sequence ATGTCTACCACTACACGCCAGGTAAAGGGACTGCTGGGTACCAAGCTCGGCATGACCCAGGTTTGGGACGAGAACAACCGCCTTGTGCCGGTGACCGTCGTCCAGGCCGACTCCAACGTCGTCACTCAGCTGCGCAATGCAGATGCTGACGGTTACACCGCCGTCCAGATCGGCTACGGCCAGATCGACCCCCGCAAGGTGACCAAGCCGCTGGCCGGACACTTTGAGAAGGCCGGTGTCACCCCCCGCCGCCACCTCGTTGAGCTGCGCACCTCGGACGCCGAGTCCTACGAGCTCGGCCAGGAACTCTCCGTGGAAACCTTCGAAGCCGGTCAGAAGATCGACGTCGTCGGAACCTCCAAGGGTAAGGGTTTCGCCGGTGTTATGAAGCGTCACGGCTTCTCCGGTGTCGGCGCTTCCCACGGTGCCCACAAGAACCACCGCAAGCCGGGTTCCATTGGTGGCGCCTCCACTCCGGGCCGCGTCTTCAAGGGTCTGCGCATGGCCGGCCGCATGGGCGCCGTCCGCCACACCACGCTGAACCTGACCGTTCACGCTGTTGACACCGAGAAGTCGCTGCTCTTGATCAAGGGTGCCGTCCCCGGTGCCCGCGGGTCGGTCGTTCTCGTCCGTTCCGCTGTGAAGGGAGCCTAG
- the rplD gene encoding 50S ribosomal protein L4, translating into MANTVKVDLPAEIFDVQTNVPLLHQVVVAQLAAARQGTHKTKTRAEVSGAGRKPFKQKGTGRARQGSIRAPHMTGGGVVHGPTPRDYSQRTPKKMKAAALRGALSDRARNGRIHVLDALVSGEKPSTKGAIEALRSVSDRKNLLVVIERANDVAALSLRNIEEVHTIYVDQLNTYDVLVSDDVVFTQAAYEAFVNKEDAK; encoded by the coding sequence ATGGCTAACACTGTAAAGGTTGACCTGCCGGCAGAGATCTTCGACGTCCAGACCAACGTGCCGCTGCTGCACCAGGTCGTCGTCGCCCAGCTCGCTGCTGCCCGCCAGGGCACCCACAAGACCAAGACCCGCGCCGAGGTTTCCGGTGCAGGCCGCAAGCCGTTCAAGCAGAAGGGCACCGGCCGCGCCCGCCAGGGTTCGATCCGTGCGCCTCACATGACCGGCGGTGGCGTTGTCCACGGTCCGACCCCGCGCGATTACAGCCAGCGCACCCCGAAGAAGATGAAGGCTGCTGCCCTGCGCGGCGCCCTGTCGGATCGGGCCCGCAACGGCCGTATCCACGTCCTCGACGCACTGGTGTCCGGCGAGAAGCCGTCCACCAAGGGCGCCATCGAGGCACTGCGTTCGGTTTCCGACCGTAAGAACCTGCTTGTCGTTATCGAGCGTGCCAACGATGTGGCGGCCCTGAGCCTGCGCAACATCGAGGAAGTTCACACCATTTACGTGGATCAGCTGAACACCTACGACGTGCTCGTTTCCGACGACGTGGTCTTCACCCAGGCTGCCTACGAGGCATTTGTGAACAAGGAGGACGCCAAGTGA
- the rplN gene encoding 50S ribosomal protein L14, giving the protein MIQQESRLKVADNTGAKEILTIRVLGGSGRRYAGIGDVIVATVKDAIPGGNVKKGDVVKAVIVRTKKERRRADGSYIKFDENAAVILKNDGDPRGTRIFGPVGRELRDKKFMKIISLAPEVL; this is encoded by the coding sequence GTGATTCAGCAGGAGTCGCGACTGAAGGTCGCCGACAACACGGGTGCCAAGGAAATCCTGACCATCCGCGTTCTCGGTGGATCGGGACGTCGCTACGCAGGCATTGGCGACGTTATCGTTGCCACCGTCAAGGACGCAATTCCCGGCGGCAACGTCAAGAAGGGTGACGTCGTTAAGGCTGTCATCGTTCGTACCAAGAAGGAACGCCGCCGCGCGGACGGTTCCTACATCAAGTTCGATGAGAACGCTGCAGTGATCCTGAAGAACGACGGCGACCCCCGCGGTACCCGTATCTTCGGCCCGGTGGGCCGTGAGCTTCGCGACAAGAAGTTCATGAAGATCATCTCGCTTGCTCCGGAGGTGCTCTAA
- the rplB gene encoding 50S ribosomal protein L2 → MGIRKYKPTTPGRRGSSVADFAEITRSTPEKSLVRPLSKTGGRNNSGKITTRHKGGGHKRQYRLIDFRRHDKDGVPAKVAEIEYDPNRTARIALLHYVDGTKRYILAPAKLKQGDVVEAGAGADIKPGNNLPLRNIPVGTVIHAVELRPGGGAKMARSAGASVQLVAKEGKYGQLRLPSGEIRNVDVRCRATVGEVGNAEQSNINWGKAGRLRWKGIRPTVRGVAMNPIDHPHGGGEGKTSGGRHPVNPNGKPEGRTRRPNKESDKLIVRRRRTGKNKR, encoded by the coding sequence ATGGGAATCCGTAAATACAAGCCGACTACCCCGGGCCGCCGCGGCTCGAGCGTAGCCGACTTCGCTGAAATCACGCGGTCGACTCCGGAAAAGTCGCTGGTCCGCCCCCTGTCCAAGACGGGTGGCCGCAACAACTCCGGTAAGATCACGACCCGCCACAAGGGTGGCGGCCACAAGCGCCAGTACCGTCTGATCGACTTCCGTCGCCACGACAAGGACGGCGTGCCGGCCAAGGTTGCCGAGATCGAATACGATCCCAACCGCACCGCCCGCATCGCACTGCTGCACTACGTTGATGGCACCAAGCGCTACATCCTGGCCCCGGCCAAGCTGAAGCAGGGCGACGTTGTCGAAGCCGGAGCCGGCGCCGACATCAAGCCCGGCAACAACCTGCCGCTGCGCAACATCCCGGTGGGTACCGTTATCCACGCAGTTGAACTGCGCCCGGGCGGCGGCGCCAAGATGGCCCGCTCGGCCGGCGCTTCGGTCCAGCTCGTCGCCAAGGAAGGCAAGTACGGCCAGCTCCGTCTGCCCTCCGGCGAAATCCGCAACGTCGACGTGCGCTGCCGCGCAACCGTCGGCGAGGTCGGCAACGCCGAGCAGTCCAACATCAACTGGGGCAAGGCCGGTCGTCTGCGCTGGAAGGGCATCCGCCCGACCGTGCGTGGTGTGGCCATGAACCCGATCGACCACCCGCACGGTGGTGGCGAGGGCAAGACCTCCGGTGGCCGCCACCCGGTCAACCCGAACGGTAAGCCCGAGGGCCGTACCCGCCGCCCCAACAAGGAAAGCGACAAGCTCATTGTGCGTCGCCGTCGTACTGGCAAGAACAAGCGATAG
- the rplE gene encoding 50S ribosomal protein L5, whose amino-acid sequence MTETVTKIVPRLKTRYASEIKKALQDEFNYPNVMQVPGLVKVVVNMGVGDAAKDSKLIDGAVRDLTQITGQKPQVTKARKSIAQFKLREGMPIGAHATLRGDRMWEFIDRLVTLALPRIRDFRGLNGKQFDGNGNYTFGLTEQSMFHEINQDKIDRVRGMDITVVTTAKTDAEGRALLKALGFPFQTED is encoded by the coding sequence ATGACTGAGACTGTCACGAAGATCGTTCCCCGTCTGAAGACTCGCTACGCCAGCGAGATCAAGAAGGCCCTGCAGGACGAGTTCAACTACCCCAACGTGATGCAGGTCCCCGGCCTGGTCAAGGTTGTCGTCAACATGGGTGTTGGAGATGCCGCCAAGGACTCCAAGCTCATCGACGGCGCCGTCCGCGATCTGACCCAGATCACCGGCCAGAAGCCGCAGGTCACCAAGGCCCGCAAGTCCATCGCACAGTTCAAGCTGCGCGAAGGCATGCCGATCGGTGCGCACGCTACGCTGCGCGGCGACCGCATGTGGGAATTCATCGACCGCCTGGTCACCCTCGCCCTGCCCCGTATCCGCGACTTCCGCGGCCTCAACGGCAAGCAGTTCGACGGCAACGGCAACTACACCTTCGGTCTGACCGAACAGTCCATGTTCCACGAGATCAATCAGGACAAGATTGACCGTGTACGCGGTATGGACATCACCGTAGTCACCACCGCCAAGACCGACGCGGAAGGCCGCGCGCTGCTCAAGGCGCTGGGCTTCCCGTTCCAGACCGAAGACTAA
- the rplP gene encoding 50S ribosomal protein L16 gives MLIPRRVKHRKQHHPSRTGNATGGTQVSFGEWGIQALTPAYVTNRQIEAARIAMTRHIKRGGKVWINIYPDRPLTKKPAETRMGSGKGSPEWWVANVKPGRVLFELSGVNEEVAREALRLAIHKLPLKARIVRREGGE, from the coding sequence ATGCTTATCCCACGTCGAGTCAAGCACCGCAAGCAGCACCACCCGTCCCGCACGGGCAACGCTACCGGCGGCACCCAGGTCAGCTTCGGCGAGTGGGGCATCCAGGCTTTGACGCCTGCGTACGTCACCAACCGCCAGATCGAAGCGGCCCGTATCGCCATGACCCGCCACATCAAGCGTGGCGGCAAGGTCTGGATCAACATCTATCCGGACCGCCCGCTGACCAAGAAGCCGGCCGAAACCCGCATGGGTTCCGGTAAGGGTTCGCCGGAGTGGTGGGTAGCCAACGTCAAGCCGGGCCGGGTTCTGTTTGAACTCTCCGGTGTCAATGAAGAGGTAGCTCGCGAGGCCCTTCGCCTGGCGATCCACAAGCTGCCGTTGAAGGCACGCATCGTGCGTCGCGAAGGTGGTGAATAG
- the rplV gene encoding 50S ribosomal protein L22 — translation MEAKAIARHIRVTPMKARRVVNLVRGKQANEALAILKFAPQAASEPVSKVLASAVANARVLADRDGVAFDESDLYISEAFVDEGPTMKRFQPRAQGRAYRIKKRTSHITVVVATPEKEEDQ, via the coding sequence ATGGAAGCCAAGGCTATTGCGCGCCACATCCGCGTAACGCCTATGAAGGCCCGGCGCGTCGTCAACCTTGTTCGTGGCAAGCAGGCGAATGAGGCTCTGGCAATTCTGAAGTTTGCCCCGCAGGCAGCTTCGGAGCCGGTTTCGAAGGTACTCGCATCGGCAGTCGCCAACGCCCGCGTTCTCGCGGACCGTGACGGCGTCGCCTTCGATGAGAGCGACCTCTACATCAGCGAGGCCTTTGTCGATGAGGGCCCGACGATGAAGCGGTTCCAGCCGCGGGCCCAGGGCCGCGCCTACCGCATCAAGAAGCGGACCAGCCACATCACGGTTGTTGTCGCTACCCCGGAGAAAGAGGAGGACCAGTAA
- the rplX gene encoding 50S ribosomal protein L24, producing the protein MAKFKIKKGDLVQVITGAKQDRGGDRGKQGKVLKVYTETNRVLVEGINRVTKHTKVGQSQRGTKTGGIETVEAPIHISNVAVVDPETKKPTRVGYRTETVERNGRERTVRVRVAKGSGKDL; encoded by the coding sequence ATGGCTAAGTTCAAGATCAAGAAGGGTGACCTGGTCCAGGTCATCACCGGCGCCAAGCAGGACCGCGGCGGCGACCGCGGCAAGCAGGGCAAGGTCCTGAAGGTTTACACGGAGACCAACCGCGTGCTGGTTGAAGGCATCAACCGCGTCACCAAGCACACCAAGGTCGGCCAGTCGCAGCGCGGCACGAAGACCGGCGGCATCGAGACTGTCGAGGCCCCGATCCACATCTCCAACGTGGCCGTTGTCGATCCCGAAACCAAGAAGCCGACCCGTGTTGGCTACCGCACCGAAACCGTCGAGCGCAATGGCCGGGAGCGCACTGTGCGCGTCCGCGTTGCCAAGGGCTCCGGGAAGGACCTCTAA
- the rpmC gene encoding 50S ribosomal protein L29 codes for MAVGSKELATDQLETFDKDRLVEELRKSKEELFNLRFQSATGQLENHGRLKAVKRDIARIYTVLRERELGIRPEVVASEEAPAEKKAKKSKKAESAEAAETPAAEDDAK; via the coding sequence ATGGCAGTTGGTTCGAAGGAACTCGCAACCGATCAGCTCGAGACTTTCGACAAGGACCGTCTCGTCGAGGAGCTGCGCAAGTCCAAGGAGGAGCTGTTCAACCTCCGTTTCCAGTCCGCCACCGGTCAGCTGGAAAACCACGGCCGCCTGAAGGCTGTCAAGCGTGACATCGCGCGCATCTACACGGTGCTGCGCGAGCGCGAGCTGGGTATCCGGCCCGAGGTTGTAGCTTCCGAGGAAGCTCCGGCTGAGAAGAAGGCAAAGAAGTCCAAGAAGGCCGAGTCCGCGGAAGCCGCCGAGACCCCGGCCGCCGAGGATGATGCCAAATGA
- the rplW gene encoding 50S ribosomal protein L23: protein MSATTAKDPRDVVIAPVVSEKSYGLIDEGKYTFLVDPRSNKTEIKLAVEKIFSVKVDSINTINRAGKRKRTRFGWGQRKNTKRAIVTLKEGTIDIFGGPLS, encoded by the coding sequence GTGAGCGCGACCACCGCTAAGGACCCCCGCGACGTCGTCATTGCACCCGTCGTTTCGGAAAAGAGCTACGGCCTGATCGACGAAGGTAAGTACACCTTCCTGGTCGACCCGCGCTCGAACAAGACCGAGATCAAGCTGGCCGTGGAGAAGATTTTCTCCGTCAAGGTCGACTCGATCAACACCATCAACCGTGCCGGGAAGCGCAAGCGCACCCGTTTCGGATGGGGACAGCGCAAGAACACCAAGCGCGCGATTGTCACCCTGAAGGAAGGCACAATCGACATCTTCGGCGGTCCGCTTTCCTAA